In Deinococcus psychrotolerans, the genomic window CCTGTGCGCGATCAGAAACCGGCGTGGCTCAAAGTCCGCATTCCAACCGGCGAAACCTTCAAAGAAGTGCGCTCCATCGTCAAGGAACACCGCCTGCACACTGTCTGTGAGGAGGCCATGTGTCCCAATATCGGCGAGTGCTGGAGTAGGGGAACAGCCACCTTCATGCTGATGGGCCACATCTGCACGCGGGGCTGCCGCTTTTGCGCGGTGGACACCGGCAACCCGATGGGCAAACTTGACCTCGACGAACCGGCGGGCGTGGCCGACAGCGTGCGGCTGATGGGCCTCAAGTACGTGGTGCTGACCTCAGTTGACCGTGACGATCTGCCCGACGGCGGCGCGTACCACTTTGCCAAAACTGTGACGGCCATCAAAAAAGTCAATCCCGAAACCCGCGTGGAATCGCTGACACCCGACTTCAGCGGCAACACCGCTTGCGTGGACTTGGTGCTGGAGAGCGGCGTGGACGTCTACGCCCAGAACATCGAAACGGTGCGCCGCCTGACCCATCCTGTCCGCGACATCCGTGCCAGCTACGACCAGACGCTGAAGGTGCTCAAGCACGCCAAGGCCAGCCGCCCCGACGTGATCACCAAAACCAGTCTGATGCTGGGCCTCGGTGAAACCCGTGAGGAAGTCGTTGAAACCATGCGCGATCTGCGGGCCGCCGATGTGGACGTGGTGACGTTCGGCCAGTATCTGCGGCCTACAATGCACCACCTGGCGGTCGAGCGCTACGTGACGCCCGAGGAGTTTGACGAGTTCCGCGAGATTGGCCTGTCGCTGGGCTTTTTGGAAGTGGTGTC contains:
- the lipA gene encoding lipoyl synthase, whose translation is MTQENKTQEPKFIKNGIYRKDSTPVRDQKPAWLKVRIPTGETFKEVRSIVKEHRLHTVCEEAMCPNIGECWSRGTATFMLMGHICTRGCRFCAVDTGNPMGKLDLDEPAGVADSVRLMGLKYVVLTSVDRDDLPDGGAYHFAKTVTAIKKVNPETRVESLTPDFSGNTACVDLVLESGVDVYAQNIETVRRLTHPVRDIRASYDQTLKVLKHAKASRPDVITKTSLMLGLGETREEVVETMRDLRAADVDVVTFGQYLRPTMHHLAVERYVTPEEFDEFREIGLSLGFLEVVSGPLVRSSYKAEQIVMNHPRAMPAHLSHLSAEDGLSLL